The Streptomyces sp. NBC_01255 genome window below encodes:
- a CDS encoding DUF6325 family protein, which produces MGPMECVVLAFPGERLKVAAVTAVAELRKAGQVRLIDSLVVVKSVTGEVSTSELVEYEEYDEATAEIGPEANLLGPEDAAEAAETLEPGSCALMLLVEHVWAERAAEAIREADGRISGTVRIPPDHVEQAREAALAAAGRS; this is translated from the coding sequence ATGGGGCCGATGGAGTGTGTCGTACTCGCCTTCCCTGGAGAGCGGTTGAAGGTGGCGGCGGTGACGGCCGTCGCGGAACTGCGCAAGGCGGGGCAGGTACGGCTCATCGACTCGCTCGTCGTCGTCAAGTCCGTCACGGGGGAGGTGTCCACCTCCGAACTCGTCGAGTACGAGGAGTACGACGAGGCCACCGCCGAGATCGGGCCCGAGGCGAACCTGCTCGGCCCCGAGGACGCGGCCGAGGCGGCCGAGACCCTCGAACCGGGCTCCTGCGCGCTGATGCTGCTCGTCGAACACGTCTGGGCCGAGCGCGCGGCGGAGGCGATCCGCGAGGCCGACGGCCGGATCTCCGGGACCGTGCGGATCCCGCCCGACCACGTCGAACAGGCGCGCGAGGCCGCGCTCGCCGCGGCCGGAAGGAGCTGA
- a CDS encoding peroxiredoxin → MNVGDFVEDFTLPDETGTPRSLTELLSEGPVVLFFYPAALTPGCTAEACHFRDLAAEFRAAGALPVGISTDAVERQLEFAERHSLGYPLLSDPDGTVRDRFGVKRGFSLAPTKRITFVIGQDRRVREVVRSELRMSAHADRALAALRRG, encoded by the coding sequence ATGAACGTCGGTGACTTTGTCGAGGACTTCACCCTTCCGGATGAAACCGGCACCCCGCGCTCCCTCACGGAGCTGCTGTCCGAGGGGCCGGTCGTCCTCTTCTTCTACCCCGCGGCGCTGACCCCCGGCTGCACGGCCGAGGCGTGCCACTTCCGCGATCTCGCGGCCGAGTTCCGGGCCGCCGGGGCCCTGCCTGTGGGCATCAGCACCGACGCGGTGGAACGGCAGCTGGAATTCGCGGAGCGGCACTCCCTCGGCTATCCGCTGCTGTCGGATCCGGACGGGACCGTGCGGGATCGGTTCGGCGTGAAGCGCGGCTTCTCGCTCGCGCCGACCAAGCGGATCACGTTCGTCATCGGCCAGGACCGGCGCGTGCGGGAAGTCGTGCGCAGCGAACTCCGCATGAGCGCGCACGCGGACCGGGCACTGGCGGCTCTGCGGCGCGGCTGA
- a CDS encoding SHOCT domain-containing protein: protein MRRRPLLRPVVRPRGAPLLRGALVGGAAYAAGRSSARSARREQDQEEAIADLQAQQQQQPQTVAPAPVPAPSPLPPAGAPASGAAPTVTDQLTRLGELAQQGLLTPEEFAAAKAKLLGV, encoded by the coding sequence ATGCGACGCCGTCCCCTGCTCCGTCCGGTCGTCCGGCCCCGCGGAGCACCCCTGCTGCGCGGCGCCCTCGTGGGCGGCGCGGCCTACGCCGCGGGCCGCAGCTCAGCCCGCTCCGCGCGCCGCGAACAGGACCAGGAGGAGGCCATCGCCGACCTCCAGGCGCAGCAACAGCAACAGCCGCAGACCGTCGCCCCCGCACCCGTACCCGCGCCGAGCCCCCTGCCGCCCGCCGGAGCGCCGGCCTCCGGGGCGGCGCCCACGGTGACCGATCAGCTGACGCGGCTCGGTGAACTCGCTCAGCAAGGCCTGCTCACCCCCGAGGAGTTCGCGGCCGCCAAGGCGAAACTCCTCGGCGTCTGA
- a CDS encoding SHOCT domain-containing protein — MDDYPLLNVFWTMLWFFLWIMWLFLLFKVITDIFRDHDLGGWGKAGWLIFCILLPYLGVLVYVIARGKSMGQRDIKQAKASEAAFQDYIRKTAGTGPSTGGSTAELARLADLKEKGAITDEEFEKAKAKVLA; from the coding sequence ATGGACGACTACCCCCTCCTCAACGTCTTCTGGACCATGCTGTGGTTCTTCCTCTGGATCATGTGGCTCTTCCTGCTCTTCAAGGTCATCACCGACATCTTCCGCGACCACGACCTCGGCGGCTGGGGCAAGGCCGGCTGGCTGATCTTCTGCATCCTGCTCCCCTATCTCGGCGTGCTGGTGTACGTCATCGCCCGCGGCAAGAGCATGGGGCAGCGTGACATCAAGCAGGCCAAGGCCTCCGAGGCCGCGTTCCAGGACTACATCCGCAAGACGGCGGGGACGGGGCCGTCCACCGGCGGTTCCACCGCCGAACTGGCGCGGCTCGCGGACCTGAAGGAGAAGGGCGCCATCACGGACGAGGAGTTCGAGAAGGCCAAGGCCAAGGTTCTGGCCTGA